A portion of the Blautia hansenii DSM 20583 genome contains these proteins:
- a CDS encoding AraC family transcriptional regulator, which translates to MPIYFRDTPLNEPFTFNSIGNHWTQEATIRPKGYPLYHYLQTEKGFGNISIQGRHYTLKEGEGFLIAPHINHSYYGETNEWNTCFFTFAGTLESNIGKILGGRPVIFTSKEQGVQIAQIIENTIKKYEHPPLDAKALSVDCYRLLMFFADGVSTENFIHEPLYQRYVAPVLKEIESNYAEELTIQELSHQVFITPQYLTRLFQRFLGCSAYEYLTTWRMNKAKELLLTFPHAEVQEIARQSGFTDSSHFIAMFKKTTGMTPLEFRKLN; encoded by the coding sequence ATGCCCATTTACTTCAGAGACACTCCCTTAAATGAACCATTTACCTTTAATTCCATTGGAAATCATTGGACACAGGAAGCTACCATTCGTCCAAAGGGATATCCTCTCTATCATTATTTGCAAACGGAAAAAGGCTTTGGAAATATTTCCATTCAGGGAAGACATTATACCTTAAAAGAGGGGGAAGGATTTCTCATTGCCCCCCATATAAACCACTCCTACTACGGGGAAACAAATGAGTGGAATACCTGTTTTTTTACTTTTGCAGGAACACTGGAAAGCAATATCGGCAAAATTCTAGGTGGCAGACCGGTTATTTTTACTTCAAAAGAGCAGGGCGTGCAAATTGCACAGATTATTGAAAACACCATAAAAAAATATGAGCATCCTCCTTTAGATGCAAAAGCATTGTCTGTTGACTGTTATCGTCTTCTTATGTTTTTTGCCGATGGTGTATCCACAGAAAATTTTATTCACGAACCGCTCTACCAAAGATATGTTGCTCCTGTTTTAAAGGAAATCGAAAGCAATTATGCAGAAGAACTTACCATTCAGGAATTAAGTCATCAGGTTTTCATTACGCCTCAATATCTCACTCGTCTCTTTCAACGTTTTCTGGGCTGTTCTGCGTATGAATATCTAACGACTTGGAGAATGAACAAGGCAAAAGAGCTTCTTCTCACCTTTCCCCATGCAGAGGTACAGGAAATTGCCAGACAAAGCGGTTTTACAGACTCCAGCCACTTCATTGCCATGTTTAAGAAAACGACGGGAATGACACCCTTGGAATTTCGGAAATTAAATTAA
- a CDS encoding lysophospholipid acyltransferase family protein, translating into MKRIILMVAYNILLVPVMWFKLCYYARHVEKYTEEERYKMLRFIDSRAIKGGRITIDVHGQENIPKEDGFMFFPNHQGLFDVLAIMHACPRPFSVVMKKEVQNIPFLKQVFACMKAYAIDRDDVRQSMQVILQVAKEVKEGRNYLIFPEGTRTKDPNNVHDFKGGSFKSATKAKCPIVPIALIDSYKSFDTKSIERVTVQVHILKPMLYEEYKDMKTVEIAAEVKSRIEKVIKENE; encoded by the coding sequence GTGAAAAGAATAATTTTGATGGTAGCATATAATATTCTCTTAGTACCGGTTATGTGGTTTAAACTGTGTTATTACGCACGGCACGTAGAGAAGTACACAGAGGAAGAACGTTATAAAATGCTGCGTTTTATTGACAGTCGGGCAATTAAAGGCGGACGTATCACCATTGATGTACATGGACAGGAAAATATCCCAAAAGAAGACGGTTTTATGTTTTTTCCTAATCATCAGGGACTGTTTGATGTACTTGCAATTATGCATGCATGTCCGAGACCATTTTCCGTAGTTATGAAAAAGGAAGTACAGAATATTCCGTTTCTGAAACAGGTCTTTGCGTGTATGAAGGCTTATGCCATTGACAGAGATGATGTAAGACAATCCATGCAGGTCATCCTTCAGGTGGCAAAGGAAGTAAAGGAAGGCAGAAATTATCTGATTTTTCCGGAAGGTACAAGGACAAAGGATCCAAACAATGTTCATGATTTTAAAGGTGGAAGCTTTAAAAGCGCCACAAAGGCAAAATGTCCCATTGTTCCGATAGCGCTTATCGACTCTTATAAATCCTTTGATACAAAGTCGATTGAGAGAGTTACCGTTCAGGTGCATATTTTAAAGCCGATGCTTTACGAAGAATATAAGGACATGAAAACAGTGGAGATTGCCGCAGAGGTAAAATCACGAATTGAAAAAGTAATAAAAGAAAACGAATAA
- a CDS encoding glycoside hydrolase family 2 TIM barrel-domain containing protein, producing MKTFDYNQVKNPEYFRDNRLDAHSSHRYYQSLEAMEIEEEDFKYSLNGLWKFHYAKNYRSAIQGFEKEEYCCKAWDDIRVPAHIQMEGYDVPQYANVQYPWEGKEYIVPGQIPEEFNPVASYVKYFEVPENMKGKRIFISFHGAESGLAVWLNGEFVGYSEDSFTPSEFELTPYIKDGKNKLAAQVFKWTSSSWCEDQDFFRFSGLYRDVYLYTIPEVHIADLRVRTYLDDTFAKADLEIKVKASAAGKVRITLSHQEEIVCCQENLLEEDSTFVIKTENPKLWSAEVPNLYDLLLEVMNENGDVVEVVPQKVGFRRFEMKNNLMTLNGKRIVFKGVNRHEFCSATGRHVKKEDVIKDITTMKQNNINAIRTSHYPDETMIYELCDEYGLYMIAENNLESHGSWDAPAVYAGDKSGVVPMDNPKWLAMMLDRVNSMYQRDKNHPSILIWSCGNESYGGKDIYEMSRFYKKEDPTRLVHYEGVFHDRRYNDTSDMESQMYTSVENIKKFLEKDRTKPFICCEYTHAMGNSCGAMHKYTDLTDTEPLYQGGFIWDYIDQSIDKKDRYGKIYQAYGGDFGDHPCDYNFSGNGIVYGKDRNPSPKMQEVKFNYQNITAEVEKDKVTVINKNLFANTNTFDCTVALQKDGKLIKQAVLETNVEPLSKEEYKLPIPVQTLQGEYTITVSFLLKEDTLWAKRGHEVAFGQYIYEVAKEREEHKGEFEVINSDHNFGVKGENFEVMFSYLNGGLVSYRYGGVEMIKAIPKPNFWRTPTDNDEGNLMPMRYAQWKIASMYLSHKKPSDGNYPDSMNPELEITEEYAKITYTYYLPTTPEAYCNLSYKVYGDGYIETELYYEPVKELKDMPEFGVIFKFDADYENVSWYGMGYEETYADRCRGAKLGIYNNKVKDNMAKYLNPQECGNKTGVRWASVTDSKGRGMLFTGNKVEFSALPYTPHEMENARHDFELPQIHYTVVRVSKQQMGVGGDDSWGAKTHKEYLLNTEEPIRFIFGFKGI from the coding sequence ATGAAGACGTTTGATTATAATCAGGTGAAAAATCCTGAATATTTCAGAGACAATCGTTTAGATGCACATTCCAGCCATAGATATTATCAATCTTTAGAAGCTATGGAGATTGAAGAGGAAGATTTTAAATACAGTTTAAACGGACTTTGGAAATTCCATTATGCAAAAAATTACAGAAGCGCCATACAGGGATTTGAAAAAGAGGAATATTGCTGTAAAGCATGGGATGATATCCGTGTGCCTGCTCATATTCAGATGGAAGGATATGATGTGCCGCAGTATGCCAATGTGCAGTATCCGTGGGAAGGAAAAGAATATATTGTGCCGGGACAAATTCCGGAAGAATTTAATCCTGTGGCAAGCTATGTAAAATACTTTGAAGTTCCGGAAAATATGAAAGGAAAAAGAATTTTTATATCCTTTCACGGAGCAGAAAGCGGATTGGCGGTTTGGTTAAACGGGGAATTTGTAGGATATAGTGAAGACAGCTTTACACCTTCTGAATTTGAATTAACTCCTTACATCAAAGATGGAAAAAATAAGCTGGCAGCACAGGTGTTTAAGTGGACAAGCAGCAGTTGGTGTGAAGATCAGGATTTCTTCCGGTTTTCAGGATTATATCGAGATGTATACCTGTATACCATTCCGGAGGTTCATATTGCAGATTTAAGAGTGAGAACTTATCTGGATGATACTTTTGCAAAAGCAGATTTGGAAATAAAAGTAAAAGCTTCAGCAGCAGGAAAAGTTCGCATTACTTTATCTCATCAAGAAGAAATTGTTTGTTGCCAGGAGAATTTATTAGAAGAAGACAGCACTTTTGTAATAAAAACAGAAAATCCAAAGCTTTGGAGTGCAGAAGTACCAAATCTATATGATTTATTACTGGAAGTAATGAATGAGAATGGAGATGTTGTGGAAGTAGTTCCTCAAAAAGTAGGATTTCGTAGATTTGAGATGAAAAATAATCTCATGACATTAAACGGAAAACGTATTGTATTTAAAGGTGTTAATCGTCATGAATTTTGTTCTGCGACAGGCCGTCATGTAAAAAAAGAAGATGTAATCAAAGATATTACGACCATGAAACAGAATAATATCAATGCAATCCGCACCAGCCATTATCCAGATGAAACTATGATTTATGAACTCTGTGATGAATATGGTTTGTATATGATTGCAGAAAATAATCTGGAGTCCCACGGCTCATGGGATGCTCCTGCTGTGTATGCAGGGGACAAATCAGGGGTTGTACCTATGGACAATCCAAAATGGCTTGCAATGATGCTGGACAGAGTAAATTCCATGTACCAAAGAGATAAAAATCATCCGTCTATTCTAATCTGGTCTTGCGGAAATGAGTCCTATGGCGGTAAAGATATTTATGAAATGTCCAGATTTTATAAAAAAGAAGACCCTACCAGACTGGTACATTATGAAGGCGTATTCCATGACAGGCGTTATAATGACACCAGTGATATGGAAAGTCAAATGTATACAAGCGTAGAAAATATTAAAAAGTTCTTGGAAAAAGACCGAACAAAGCCATTTATCTGTTGTGAATATACACATGCTATGGGAAATTCCTGCGGTGCAATGCACAAATATACGGATTTGACTGATACAGAGCCATTATATCAGGGTGGATTTATCTGGGACTATATTGACCAGTCTATTGATAAAAAAGACCGCTATGGAAAGATTTATCAGGCTTACGGAGGTGATTTTGGAGATCATCCTTGCGATTATAATTTCAGTGGGAACGGAATTGTATACGGAAAAGACAGAAATCCTTCTCCAAAAATGCAGGAGGTAAAATTTAATTATCAGAATATAACGGCAGAGGTAGAAAAAGATAAGGTAACAGTTATCAACAAAAATCTTTTTGCGAATACCAATACCTTTGATTGCACAGTAGCTTTACAAAAAGACGGAAAACTGATAAAACAAGCAGTTCTTGAAACAAATGTAGAGCCTCTTTCAAAAGAAGAATATAAGCTTCCAATTCCTGTGCAGACATTGCAGGGAGAATATACGATTACAGTATCCTTCTTGCTAAAAGAAGATACTTTATGGGCAAAGAGAGGTCATGAAGTAGCTTTTGGACAGTATATTTATGAAGTTGCGAAAGAAAGAGAAGAACATAAGGGCGAATTTGAGGTTATTAACAGTGACCACAATTTTGGCGTAAAAGGCGAAAACTTTGAGGTGATGTTTTCTTACTTAAACGGCGGCTTAGTATCCTATCGTTATGGCGGAGTGGAGATGATAAAAGCAATTCCAAAGCCAAACTTCTGGAGAACACCTACGGACAATGACGAAGGAAACTTAATGCCTATGCGTTATGCTCAGTGGAAGATTGCAAGTATGTATCTTTCACATAAAAAACCATCGGACGGAAATTATCCGGATAGTATGAACCCCGAACTTGAAATTACAGAGGAATATGCAAAAATCACATATACTTACTATTTACCTACTACACCGGAGGCATATTGTAACCTTTCTTATAAAGTGTATGGAGATGGTTATATTGAGACAGAGTTGTATTATGAACCTGTAAAAGAGCTGAAGGATATGCCTGAGTTTGGCGTAATCTTTAAATTTGATGCAGACTATGAAAATGTTTCATGGTATGGAATGGGTTATGAAGAAACTTATGCAGACAGATGCAGAGGTGCAAAGCTCGGCATTTATAACAATAAAGTAAAAGATAATATGGCAAAATATTTAAATCCACAGGAATGTGGCAATAAAACAGGAGTACGCTGGGCATCTGTTACGGATAGTAAAGGAAGAGGTATGCTGTTTACAGGTAATAAAGTAGAATTTTCTGCGCTTCCTTATACTCCGCATGAAATGGAAAATGCCAGACATGATTTTGAACTTCCCCAGATACACTATACAGTAGTACGTGTTTCCAAGCAGCAGATGGGTGTTGGCGGAGATGACAGTTGGGGAGCA